GGCCCGCGGTGAAGCCCAGCGACTGGACTCGCCCCTCGCTGACGCCCGCCGAACTCGCCAGCTCAGGGCTCCTGCCAGCATGAATGAGAGCAAGTAAGTGACGGCGCTCATCTGCTTACGCCAGTCCAGTAAGCCCCGCTGGCCCGTGTCGCCCTGGGAAATGAAAGCGATATAAAAGTTCAACGCATAGACCGCACCAGCGAAGAGCAGCAAGAGCCCGCGCGCCCAACCCTGCCCCTCCCAGCGGCGGACCAGCCAGGCCCAGACCGGTGCCAGCAGGATGAAGAGCAGGTAAAGCCAGATAAATTCAAGCCCTGGCCCGATCCAATCCCAGGAACCAACTCCGGGAATTGACCTCACCAGTCGGCTAAAAATCAAGGCCAGCAGCGCGTAAAAGACCACAGCGGCCAGCACAGCGGCGCAACGATGGAGACTGGCCTTCCACTGCTTGCGCCAGTAGCCCGGCGTCCCCACCTGCTCCGCCATCGCTGGAACCAGGTAAAAAGCGGAAATCATATAGAAAATGTGGTTGCCCCAAGCGCCCAGCAGCGCCACCAAGCCCAGAACCCATAGGGGCCAGCCAGCGTTGGTGAGCATAATAATAAAGCCCGGAGCCAGGTCGAGCCCGGCAGGTTTCAAGGCAATGGAGGGGTGTGTGGCCCAGAAGAACCAGGGGGTGAACACATGAAAAACGGAAATGCCAACGATTGCAGCCAGGCGTAGGGCTTCGACGCGAATATTGCGCACACGCTTGCTGGGCGCACTCACAACTTGGGCAGACGGGTTTTCGCTCTCACCTTCAAGACCTGACTCTGCCTCTGGCTGCGCGGCCCGCGCCGGTTGACTCATACCCTACCTTCTCACTCCATCTCGATTGACGACCTTCCAGGCCTACAATCCCAACACAAGGCCTTACAAAATATTCTCCTGCCCGTCCTCAGAGAGCTTCGAGACCATGTCTTTAACCTCTTGGCTGCGGGACCGGGGAGCGATGAGCAGGGCGTCGGGCGTATCGACCACCACCATGTCGTTCACACCGAGCAGGGCGATAGCGCGGCCAGCAGCGGGCACCACCACATCCCCTGCCGAATCCAGGTAGGACACCTGGTCGCTGTCGCCTAAAATCTTGATATTCTGCCGATTCGAGGAGGGCAGAAGGGCAGCCACCGAATTGAAGTCGCCAATGTCGTCCCAGCCGAAGCCGCCGGGCACCACGGCCACGCCACCCGCCGCCGACAGAGGCTCAGCCACCGCGTAGTCAAAGGCGATTTTCTCAATCCCCGCCCACTCTTGGTCCATAGCGGCCTGCCGGGGCTCCAGCCCCTGATCCCAGGCCTGAGCGATGGTCGTCACAGCCTCGTACAGGTCCGGCTTGTAGCGCTGCAAACAGCCCAAGACCACGTCCGCGCGCATCACAAACATGCCCGCGTTCCAGCGGTATTCACCGGTAGCCAAATACGCTTGAGCCGTTGCTGCATCGGGCTTCTCTACGAATTCAGTGACCAGGCGAGCGTCCGGCGCGTCCGGCACATCTTCAGCCAGCGAACGCCCCTGGTGAATGTAGCCAAAAGCGGTGGAGGGCCGGGAAGCCGCGATGCCGATAGTGGCCACATACCCTGCCCGCGCAGCCGCCACAGCCTGGCGAACCGACATGGTGAAAGCGCCCTCGTCGCGCACCACATGGTCGGCCGCAAATGAGCCCACCACAATCTGGTCGCCATGCCGCCGGGCCAGTACCGCTGTAGCCAGAGCTATAGCCGCCGTGGAATCGCGCGGAATGGGCTCTGCAAAGACCGCGTCCTCCCCCAGGTGCGGCAACTGCTGGCGCACTGCATCCACATGTTGAGCACCGGTCGAAACCGCTACGTGCTCAGGCCCGCAGATTGACGCCAAACGAGCAAAGGTGCTCTGAATCATGGTCTGCCCCTGGCCGAGCAGGTCAAAGAGGAACTTGGGCCGGGCCTTCCGGCTCAGCGGCCACAGGCGTGTACCCACTCCCCCGGCAGGAATAATGGCGTAAAAATCATCCAAAGTCATGCTTCCATTCTCGCAAGGTGCCCGTACATGCCGGCCAGCAACCCGCCCAGCTAGACAAATCCCGCCCGCACGCTACAATTCTGTATGTTGTCTCTTTGACGAGATGCTGCCCCGGTAGCGTCTGCGGTCAACCAGATAGGCCACTTTAGCTCAGTTGGTAGAGCGTCTCACTCGTAATGAGAAGGTCGACAGTTCGATTCTGTCAAGTGGCTCTCTTCCCTTACAAATTGCGCGGTCAAACGCTGGATTATTTGCTCTCCAAAACATTTTGCAAATTAGCCTTCATCGTAAAAGAAGTGCGCTCAACAAGTGCTCAGAAATGGTTTTGTGCGCGAATTATGGTAGCGGAAACGTTGGAATACCGGCTTTTAGCGAGGCTATTACAGCGTGCGCACGGGGGGACTTGAACCCCCACGACCGAAGTCACAAGAACCTAAATCTTGCGCGTCTACCAATTCCGCCACGTGCGCAGGTGCGGCCACAGCCGCTTAACTAATGTAGCACGACCAGGGGTCGAAAAACGTAGCTGAGCCTTGCTGGAGTCGCGCAGGACCCGGGGAGTACACACCATGCGACAGCATGCGAATAGCTAGGAAAGGAAAAGTCCAATCCGGTAGGGCGGTCAGCGCATCCCCCGATTACAACCTGCCCGCCACTACCGGGTGCTAATTCGCCCATAGACGGCCCGGGCAACGATAGTGCACACGAAGACCATCAGCAAACTAGCGTATCCTATCCAACCACATCCTCCGGTAAAAGGCAAGGAGCCCACCTGCGCAGGATATTTCAAAGAGTAGTGGATTTTAACCGACTGGTTGCCCTGATCGTCGACGGCCCAGACCACTGCATCACCCGGCACCAGCCCGGCAGGCGGGATGATGGACCAGGATCCGTCGGCCTGCGAAATCGTTGTGCTTTCAGTGCCATCGGGCCATAAAAAGTGGATACTGTCGCCCGCTTCGGCCACTTGCACCTGACCGCTCAGCACGGTTCCTTCCACGCCTGTCACGTCGCCCGAACTGACACTTGGCGAGGGCGCAGACATGTCAATCAACTCATCTAAGGGCTGAGAGATAGCGTCGATATTGGCCACATTTGTTAGGACAGCTATGAAACGGTAGCTCTGCCCACGCCCGTCGCTCGGCTCGTGAGCCAAGAAGTACTGCGGGTCCACCTGCGCCTGCCAAGACGAACTGCCAGTAGGCAACTGGTCCTGCGTGTAGACCAGCTCGTCGGGCTCCAAAGTGTCCGTCGGAGAATCGAGAGGCTGAGCCTTTTGGGCACCTTGGCTGCTCTGAGGAGAAGCTGCGGTCGCCCTATCAGCTTCTGGCGAACGGGATGCGGCTAAAGGCTGCTCGGCGGCGGTAGCAGACGAATCACTCGAATCACTCGGCTCATTCGAATCATTCGAATCATTCGACTTCTCCAACTCCCCTGCTTCTCCCTTGCCGACCTGACCACTCGAATCACCCTTCAGGCTCTGACTGCCGGTAGCGTTTGTGCTGTCCTGCGGCAGAGCATAGAGCTTGAGCGTGCTGCCCGGATGCACTGGGGCTACTGAGCCCTTCACCAGGACTTTCGCGCCCGCTGGCAGCTGCCCTTCAACGGTGTGCGGCACAGTGACCGCTTCCACCTGGGGTGCGGGATCGGTTTGCGTCAGGAAGCGCACGGCGACAATATTGGAAAAATTGGAAGTCAGGTCGAATCCGCTATCTGTCTCCATCTGCCAAGCGTGATAGCGGCGAGTGCCCAACTCCGCGTTCGCCACGGAAGCCTGATTGTCGTCTCGGATGGACCAGCTGCCATCGTCCGCCACTCGCACCTGCCCAATCAGGAAACCCTTGGTATCGGGAGCGTTGACATCCGACTGAGCGACTGGGTGAGCCGGATCTTCCGCATATAAACTCAGCAGGTCGCCGGGGGTGCCAGTACCCGAAATCGTGGGTGTCAACGTGTTGACATACGAACCATCTTTCGGGCTGTTGATGACGGGCGCTGCAGGGCGAGCAATGTCGTACCGGTAGTAGGCAGTGTCAATCGTCCAACCCTTGCTCACCCGCTCCGCTATATCCGCCTGGCTCATGTTCGCTGTGATACCGGGTTCAGGATTGTATGCATCCTTCACATCGCTAGTATCGCAGCCCGTGGTAGTGCCGTCTGGATTGGTGGTGATAGGCCAGGTTACCAGCTTAAAGTAGCCGTCGAGACCGTCTGCGCTCTTGGCCAGCTTGAAGTCGATAGAGCCGTCGCTCGCCTGCGCGGAAGGACTGCCGTCGCTGGGACCGTTGCCCATCAGCACATTCGTTTTACTGCTGCTGGCCGGCTCGTTGAACGACGACCAGGTATTGGAATTTGCGGGCGGCACAGCTGCTACGGCAGAATTTTGCCCATCGACGCGCTGAACTTGCGGAGTAAGCGCCGAAACCGGTACCCACTTGCCGGATTTGGTGGCCAGCCACTGGTAGTAGAAGGAGGTGTTCTGCGAGCAGGCCTTACTCCGGTTTGCATCCGGGTTATACCAGTACACGAAGAAAGACTTGACCGGCGCCACGCCTGCCTTTTCGCTTCTCCCGTCGAATCCGTTGTCTGTCACCAGCCCCCAGTTGGACTGCCCGCCCGACCACAGGGCCGGATTGGCATCCCAACCGATAAAGGCCATAGGGCCGTTGCAGGCTGGGTAGGGGGCGGTCGGCGAACACGCTTGCGCGTATACATAAGCCGGGTAGTCTTCGGCGATATTAGTGGAGTTCGCCGGATCAAGAGTTGTTGCCGCATCAAACGTATGACTGCTTGAGTTAGCCCAGGATTGTTTCCCGTCGCTGATGATCGCGTAGACGTACTGCTTGATCTTCGCACCACCAACCCGGTTGATACTCACCAGATCGGTAGCCCCCCTGTCATAGCGATCTGGGTTGGCATCGTCGGGGTAGTCGATATTGCCTTCGATTGAAATGTTGAGATAGTCGTTGGCACCCGAGTGAATGACTTTGTGAATCGTGTAGTAATCGTCGACATTGCGGGCCCAGCGTGCAGCGCCTTTACCATCTGAGCCCTGAGTATTTAAGTACACCATGGTGTTGTACTGAGTGGCCCGGTCGCCGATACCGTAGTAGGAGTAAAGAAACGTTAAACCGCAGCCATCTCCCCCTGACGTGCTCGTAGCGCCTTCTGCCACGCAGTCAGGGTTCACTGACCCATGCGGCACCTGCAAGATGAAATCCATCCTCAGCTCATCGTTTTGGGTGTCAATGCGGTCGTTGTAGGCCAGCATTTGGTAGAGCTTGGGCTTTGATACTGCTGCTGCTTGTGCTGATGCAGCGCTCGCCGCTTGCCTGCTGGGAAGCGCTACGGCCCGAGATGGCAGTGCTGAGTTCACTACGAAAATCAATACTAGCGCCACCACCGGCACAGCAGCAGCCGACCACTTTACTGTCCTATGAATATCCATCACCCGTTTATCCACTTTTGCAAGAGCATGAGCCTTAGGGCTATCCATGCCACGCGAAACACCTTCAACCTTGGCAAGGGCCCTATCAGCCGATGCCACAGTAAGTAGGATTAGATAAACATAATTTATGGATTTTATCAACTATCTGTATGCATTAAGCTCTGTATAACGTTGTACAAAAATAGAATAAACGTTGGAATTACGGTGTTTCAAAAAAATACAATGTGATTAAATATACAATACTAATTCAACTTTTTCTTATTCAACTATGTGAATAAGTAGACATTTTCATCAGCCAGCAACAGCTAGTAGCTGCTTGAAACTCAAGCCCGCCGATGTCGGACCAGCTGCGTTCCCCTCGGCGAGCACATATACAGCAGACAGCCGAGCACCAGCACCCCGAACCCCACAACGAAAGCAATAAGAAGCGCATCCTTTGGCGCGTGTTCAGGCTCAGGAATACTGCGCGGAATGGGTGCCCGCTGGCCGGTAATAACCAGGCGCTGGGTGTTGACTCCGTAGGGTGTGCAGGTCATGAGCGTAACCAAATCTTCCCCCTGTACCACGGTGTACAAGTGGGTGTCGTCGGGGTTGACCACATGAATGCTCACAATTCGGTAGCCCA
This window of the Bombiscardovia nodaiensis genome carries:
- a CDS encoding mannose-1-phosphate guanyltransferase → MTLDDFYAIIPAGGVGTRLWPLSRKARPKFLFDLLGQGQTMIQSTFARLASICGPEHVAVSTGAQHVDAVRQQLPHLGEDAVFAEPIPRDSTAAIALATAVLARRHGDQIVVGSFAADHVVRDEGAFTMSVRQAVAAARAGYVATIGIAASRPSTAFGYIHQGRSLAEDVPDAPDARLVTEFVEKPDAATAQAYLATGEYRWNAGMFVMRADVVLGCLQRYKPDLYEAVTTIAQAWDQGLEPRQAAMDQEWAGIEKIAFDYAVAEPLSAAGGVAVVPGGFGWDDIGDFNSVAALLPSSNRQNIKILGDSDQVSYLDSAGDVVVPAAGRAIALLGVNDMVVVDTPDALLIAPRSRSQEVKDMVSKLSEDGQENIL